The following are from one region of the Dreissena polymorpha isolate Duluth1 chromosome 2, UMN_Dpol_1.0, whole genome shotgun sequence genome:
- the LOC127868950 gene encoding uncharacterized protein LOC127868950 isoform X1: MASVSAQYKTCASLLSQPINPVHMSSSSIAALHKNDPPPSHHIEQKAICDTQDTQFSKKYSKMQDCLESSISFESRSKVASIVDQVYRLDDVEKLLLYLKLPTGVSRDDPDRLTPTCALPLANRKEQNEAFTFIKSHFEEHPDICMSKGEVYDEYSHFCELQELRPLSNADFGKMMKQVFPNINTRRLGPRGQSKYFYGGLRKKQDFDTPTLTELEITQKRIEMDSGVFDSEIFKASCELICEWAEKLLDSKFNSVQSIAEYLVGNMFVNTKSVAAFTLISSLPEGKQNSLKGSPLFSQQSNTSVDKHKETNMLLHQKLQKNRQLQKQKEKAQSLKSEVEQQSGNHGNLEGLMPLLNARKSVTPSAVALKKSNKNPSPSSSPLPERSPMKNYPAPKSSPLKPKNSASGEVTNIQAGSIDSAVKYALSNKLKGQNPIQSKMSVNETKEENEPKGESENMHKDQKGKNKSKKGKPSKVDTEAKVNLKELHKCVEQNVMETDNTEYELERNDIRDEKPEIVDARTPGSDMETEIVKGHVKKLNFEDNIKQHIHHSCATCAEHTVTTSFVKPIKSLSHNVTKMVEPASVTKDLQQVSQDALSKSTGELGLIKLLESKDKLKTLQLNKSMGFIEKSKNSLFVNQSKMAVKSAFVPFSQFQSSPRKDSLINQSVISIPVMIPSVSSQSVSVLNFTNPANEAISVVSVTSVLSKMSNDTIVSSSQNMSVRQSGLKFAPIRPKASPIKTSPLKDTKPESLSRREKDSRRVSAILKEQRAIKEQAEAKAKLQSDVKLSSIPMQPGFTITGNTLQLPQTVANSLPPVFIVNNQGAAIQQLFEQNLTSSVIVSEGNLKPVQPNTDPNTVKIKMNTGKAQKIGSGVEHSEYIPESLQESDETCISISDEMSQANSDCNNIANISENGKDLEMIRMQSGPNDSRESETRDVIIETVEETSYETANVISDPDLAQQKFGDLGGLTSSESVDKMWSETPAKIAKLNITSPYRPESACSFGRETPTRLSRCDSNLSRPESACSIGRDTPSGSRKRKSSDHPSRRNFKRLNSTGEDVTEDIQNTSLVFGPETDSINRNLRRTQSCTSELEDVVKQNVHGLDSFSQHVSTPKQLQQYRQQHPQHKSELLLMKGLQSPDISSLEKDALIESFPNSGLLYLRPQGQTNKNSINALKQSKPSLDKLMQEFLEAKAREKSIGGRENKEIAGLTSAKKSVKMSVPLSDRPFSSIGTRSRSRNDASGSVTTDRGKPYFRPASAAMVTTSSFEPSGLPADVADWVSENLEKRQRENQSEPDLNQFNNQSGLNVQTNPLIKSFEFATDSCVNFETSRPTSIKMATTVQSTGSIKMPSACKDDQNTFTVPKAPHISHPRHREHIPKPSSESAIGQQNQRCQSLPTFSSPGQSPLSPLSPMGRFHGNLRASSMSPRATGQPMEISTDVLSPPSAANMSPVAGSISPIRLLSPSNVHGSVSVTTGYISPGKEHMRPGSTYLRKIQHSLQMPIDSSYQNQYYGSQNVTLATANFRSRESSLEVEDKILGRTHLSDSGFHSADPSPISNSTPVSSIDCLEYSPISVKLSVAESPVPICTDYTYLATTGLLKQSQIPQQLSAMASPEAGNPSFYGNTLRSSSHSAFVPIQGSHSDAQHVAPVKPTVTLPLAESLPSKEGTPMPENLCLVSSQKCSEMPLLTQQPNEPPPYELAVQQLKNKSCNAESRQSIEDPTLVQNSFKNQMSLFNMLGNSDSNDPIGPFASKLRQLSQQSKSTDDTLDLNSDLWLSMDLNDFYNSTEQYGQLLSVVHNNSQSNECSVLRQTDQSNPIGSVSMFKMPLSSGEVRSPSSVLSQSAIYNSVPLALGSPIYSVQNIDSGPSIPPMPVSGATNQIPDSSMMSSHRTNLDLMCNKPLYSVTKTSGSAEHRFSSLSAPPISTNITNYTTIKTKNVLIGGKTIDQVQKENLLLDSTESPESADNVEDLPFSLDDLELILF, translated from the exons ATGGCCAGTGTGTCGGCACAGTATAAAACATGCGCCTCTCTCCTAAGCCAACCAATTAATCCTGTCCACATGTCATCATCATCTATAGCTGCTTTACACAAGAATGATCCTCCACCTAGTCATCACATAGAGCAAAAg GCAATTTGCGACACACAGGACACTCAGTTCAGCAAAAAGTATTCTAAGATGCAGGACTGTCTCGAGTCTTCAATCAG CTTTGAAAGCAGGAGTAAAGTTGCAAGCATTGTG GATCAAGTGTATCGCTTGGATGACGTGGAGAAATTGCTACTGTATCTGAAGCTACCAACAGGGGTCTCCAGGGACGATCCAGACAGGCT GACCCCTACTTGTGCTCTACCATTGGCCAATAGGAAGGAGCAAAATGAGGCGTTCACATTTATTAAGAGCCACTTTGAGGAACATCCTGACATCTGTATGTCCAAGGGAGAAGTGTACGATGAATACAG CCACTTCTGTGAGCTTCAAGAGTTGCGGCCCCTTAGTAATGCTGACTTTGGGAAGATGATGAAGCAGGTGTTCCCCAACATCAACACACGACGGCTGGGACCAAGGGGTCAATCTAAATAT TTCTATGGAGGTTTGAGAAAAAAACAGGACTTTGACACACCCACGTTGACTGAGTTGGAAATCACACAGAAGCGAATAGAG ATGGATTCAGGAGTCTTTGACAGTGAGATTTTCAAGGCCTCTTGCGAACTGATCTGTGAATGGGCTGAGAAACTTTTGGACAGCAAATTCAATAGTGTTCAGTCTATAGCTGAATACCTCGTGGGAAACATGTTTGTGAACACCAAGTCTGTTGCTGCATTTACGCTGATTTCTTCATTGCCAGAGGGTAAACAGAATAGCCTGAAAG GCTCCCCTCTGTTCAGCCAGCAGTCCAATACAAGTGTGGACAAACACAAGGAGACCAATATGCTGCTACATCAGAAGCTCCAGAAGAACAGACAACTGCAGAAACAAAAGGAAAAGGCACAG TCGTTGAAATCAGAAGTTGAACAACAAAGTGGTAACCATGGAAACCTGGAAGGTCTAATGCCACTGTTAAATGCAAGAAAATCTGTCACTCCATCAGCTGTTGCCCTTAAGAAGAGCAACAAAAATCCGTCCCCGTCTTCTAGTCCCTTGCCTGAAAGATCGCCTATGAAAAATTACCCAGCACCTAAGTCATCGCCTCTTAAGCCGAAGAACTCTGCTAGTGGAGAAGTGACAAATATTCAGGCTGGTTCAATCGATTCTGCTGTGAAATATGCTTTAAGTAATAAACTGAAAGGACAAAATCCGATACAGTCAAAGATGAGTGTAAATGAGACAAAGGAGGAAAATGAACCCAAAGGAGAAAGTGAAAACATGCACAAAGACCAAAAAGGAAAGAACAAGAGTAAGAAAGGGAAACCCTCTAAGGTTGACACCGAGGCCAAGGTAAACTTAAAAGAATTGCACAAATGTGTGGAACAAAATGTAATGGAGACTGATAATACTGAGTATGAATTGGAAAGAAACGATATCCGAGATGAAAAGCCTGAAATTGTTGATGCCAGAACTCCAGGATCTGATATGGAAACAGAAATTGTAAAAGGTCATGTTAAGAAATTAAATTTTGAAGACAATATCAAGCAACACATTCATCACTCTTGTGCAACATGTGCCGAGCACACTGTAACTACTTCATTTGTAAAACCAATCAAGTCTTTGTCTCACAATGTCACAAAAATGGTTGAACCTGCTTCTGTGACAAAAGATTTACAACAGGTGAGTCAGGATGCCCTGTCAAAATCAACAGGGGAGTTGGGCTTAATTAAATTGCTCGAAAGCAAAGACAAATTAAAAACCTTGCAGCTAAACAAATCAATGGGATTTATTGAGAAATCGAAAAATTCTTTGTTTGTGAACCAATCTAAAATGGCGGTCAAAAGTGCATTTGTTCCcttttctcaattccaatcatCGCCTCGAAAGGATTCTTTAATTAACCAGTCTGTCATATCAATTCCTGTCATGATACCGTCCGTTTCAAGCCAGTCTGTTTCCGTTTTAAATTTCACTAATCCTGCAAATGAGGCCATAAGCGTTGTGTCGGTAACATCGGTTTTATCCAAAATGTCAAATGACACTATAGTTTCATCATCACAAAACATGTCGGTTAGACAATCCGGACTTAAGTTTGCGCCAATACGACCAAAAGCTTCGCCAATTAAGACATCGCCATTGAAAGACACAAAACCGGAAAGTTTGTCGAGGCGTGAAAAAGACAGTAGACGAGTTTCGGCAATTTTAAAGGAACAAAGAGCCATCAAAGAACAAGCTGAGGCCAAAGCTAAATTACAATCCGATGTTAAATTATCCTCAATACCAATGCAACCAGGATTCACAATAACTGGAAACACGCTACAACTACCCCAGACTGTTGCAAATTCGTTGCCACCTGTTTTTATTGTGAACAACCAGGGTGCTGCTATACAACAGTTGTTTGAACAAAACCTGACGTCTTCTGTGATAGTTTCAGAAGGTAATTTAAAACCTGTTCAGCCAAACACGGATCCGAAtactgtaaaaataaaaatgaacacgGGCAAAGCGCAGAAAATAGGAAGTGGTGTTGAACATTCTGAATATATTCCAGAATCATTGCAAGAAAGCGATGAAACATGCATATCTATATCGGATGAAATGTCTCAGGCAAATTCTGATTGTAATAACATTGCCAATATAAGTGAAAACGGAAAGGATTTAGAAATGATCAGAATGCAGTCTGGTCCAAATGACAGTAGAGAGAGTGAAACCCGGGATGTTATTATAGAGACAGTGGAAGAAACCTCATATGAAACGGCTAATGTAATATCTGACCCTGATCTTGCGCAACAAAAATTTGGAGATTTGGGAGGCTTAACATCTTCAGAAAGCGTGGACAAAATGTGGTCAGAGACGCCTGCTAAAATTGCGAAATTGAATATCACTTCACCGTATAGACCAGAAAGTGCCTGTTCATTCGGCAGAGAAACTCCAACTCGACTTTCCCGATGTGATTCTAATCTTAGTCGTCCCGAGAGTGCGTGTTCGATTGGACGAGACACTCCGTCAGGATCTAGAAAACGTAAAAGTTCCGATCATCCGTCCAGGCGTAATTTTAAGCGTCTAAATTCGACTGGAGAGGATGTTACTGAAGATATTCAAAACACGTCGCTTGTGTTTGGTCCGGAAACGGAttctataaatagaaatttaCGTCGGACGCAGTCGTGTACATCTGAGCTTGAAGACGTTGTTAAGCAGAATGTTCACGGACTTGACAGCTTTAGTCAGCATGTTTCTACACCAAAACAGTTGCAGCAGTATCGACAGCAGCACCCACAACACAAGTCAGAGTTATTGCTCATGAAAGGTTTGCAAAGTCCTGATATTTCCAGTTTAGAGAAAGATGCGCTTATAGAATCCTTCCCTAATAGTGGTCTGCTGTACCTGAGACCACAGGGCCAAACGAATAAAAATTCCATCAACGCCTTAAAACAGTCCAAACCGAGTCTCGACAAACTAATGCAAGAGTTTTTGGAAGCCAAGGCTAGAGAAAAAAGCATTGGCGGTAGAGAGAACAAAGAAATCGCTGGATTAACTTCAGCAAAGAAAAGTGTAAAAATGTCAGTTCCTCTATCAGATCGACCGTTCTCAAGCATTGGTACCAGATCTCGAAGTCGAAACGATGCATCAGGTTCAGTGACTACTGATCGAGGGAAACCATACTTCAGGCCCGCTAGTGCTGCCATGGTGACAACTTCTAGCTTTGAACCGTCAGGGCTGCCTGCTGATGTAGCAGACTGGGTATCGGAGAATCTTGAGAAACGACAGAGGGAAAACCAGTCTGAACCGGAtctaaaccagtttaataatcaGTCAGGTTTAAACGTTCAGACCAATCCGCTGATAAAAAGTTTCGAATTTGCAACAGATTCCTGTGTCAACTTTGAAACCAGTCGACCTACTAGCATAAAAATGGCAACAACTGTTCAATCAACTGGCTCAATTAAAATGCCGTCTGCTTGTAAAGATGACCAAAATACCTTTACAGTTCCCAAAGCTCCCCATATTTCGCATCCGCGGCATCGAGAACACATTCCGAAACCCAGCTCTGAGTCGGCGATTGGACAACAGAATCAAAGATGTCAGTCACTACCAACGTTTTCATCGCCAGGCCAAAGCCCTTTGTCTCCCTTGTCACCTATGGGTCGTTTCCATGGTAACTTAAGGGCGTCGTCAATGTCGCCTCGGGCAACAGGACAGCCAATGGAAATCAGCACCGATGTTTTATCTCCTCCTTCGGCTGCAAATATGTCCCCTGTTGCAGGTTCCATCTCGCCGATTCGACTTTTGTCGCCGTCAAATGTTCATGGCTCAGTCTCTGTGACAACGGGCTACATTTCTCCAGGTAAAGAGCATATGAGACCAGGTAGCACATATCTTCGAAAGATTCAGCATTCCCTGCAAATGCCTATCGATAGCAGTTATCAGAATCAGTATTATGGGTCACAAAATGTTACCCTGGCTACGGCCAATTTCAGAAGTAGGGAATCTTCGTTAGAAGTTGAGGATAAAATTTTGGGTAGAACCCATTTATCAGATTCTGGATTCCATAGTGCAGACCCTTCACCAATATCGAATTCCACGCCTGTCTCTTCAATCGATTGCCTAGAATATAGCCCAATTAGTGTAAAGTTAAGTGTTGCCGAATCGCCAGTTCCCATTTGTACTGATTATACTTATTTGGCAACAACTGGGCTATTGAAGCAATCACAAATTCCACAACAGTTAAGTGCTATGGCTTCTCCTGAAGCTGGAAATCCGAGTTTCTATGGCAACACTTTACGTTCATCCAGCCACAGTGCATTTGTGCCCATTCAAGGCTCACACAGCGATGCTCAACATGTTGCACCAGTTAAACCCACTGTTACACTGCCACTGGCAGAAAGCCTTCCAAGTAAAGAGGGAACCCCGATGCCAGAAAATCTATGTTTGGTTTCTAGTCAGAAATGCTCAGAAATGCCCTTGCTCACACAACAACCCAATGAACCACCACCCTATGAACTTGCAGTTCAACAGCTCAAAAATAAATCATGTAATGCGGAATCTCGCCAATCCATTGAAGACCCAACCCTTgtacaaaacagttttaagaacCAAATGTCATTATTTAACATGCTTGGTAATTCCGATAGCAATGATCCAATTGGCCCATTTGCTTCCAAGCTAAGACAGTTGTCGCAGCAGTCGAAATCCACAGACGACACCTTAGATTTGAACTCTGATCTATGGTTATCTATGGATCTCAACGACTTCTACAATTCTACTGAACAATATGGCCAGTTATTGAGCGTTGTTCATAATAACAGCCAGTCAAACGAGTGCTCTGTGTTAAGACAAACGGATCAGTCGAATCCTATTGGAAGTGTAAGCATGTTTAAGATGCCTCTGTCTTCTGGGGAGGTACGTTCGCCCTCAAGTGTGCTAAGTCAAAGTGCTATTTATAACTCCGTTCCTCTCGCGTTGGGATCTCCCATTTATTCTGTGCAAAATATAGACTCTGGTCCGTCCATTCCTCCCATGCCTGTTTCTGGTGCAACCAATCAGATTCCAGATTCGTCTATGATGTCATCTCATCGCACAAACTTAGATCTCATGTGTAACAAACCGCTATATAGTGTTACAAAAACGTCCGGAAGCGCTGAACACAGATTTTCATCCCTGAGTGCTCCACCTATTTCCACGAATATTACAAATTACACTACCATAAAAACAAAGAATGTTCTAATAGGAGGCAAAACGATTGATCAAGTTCAGAAAGAAAATCTGTTACTGGACTCCACTGAATCGCCTGAGAGTGCCGATAATGTGGAAGATTTGCCGTTTTCATTAGATGATTtagaattaattttgttttaa